In Thermococcus chitonophagus, the genomic stretch CCATCTCCCAATAAGGTGGTCTCGCCGGACCCTTTTCTTTAGCACTTTTTTCATTAATTTCCCTTATGGGAAAGTTTGGGCTTTCAAGAAAAGTTCTTTTCATGTTTTCACCACCAGAAATAACTTATTGTTAGAAGAGTTTTTAACTTCTTTGATAGTTGTGGATAAAAATCGGCAAAAGAATAACCTCAAATTTACAATTGACGAAGGAAAAGCTTATTTGGAGAAATGCAGAGATAATAATGAATGAGGTGTCCACAGGAATGGACCCTGCGAAGTTTTTTGCTCTTTTTGTCCCTACCATAATAGCGTTAATTGTTGCAGTAACTATTCCGAACCCAGAAAAAGTGGCTTATGATGCACTTACTCCAGCGATAAACGGGATTTATGAGCAAGCCCAAAGTCAGATTGGCGACCCTCAACTTGAGAGCTCTATGGAGTTAGTCAAGTTAAGCTGGAACTTACTCGGCTTTGGAATATGGCTTTCAGAAGTTCTTGCACCGTTTGCCATAATCTTCAGCTTCCTGACAAAAGCTGGGCTCCTCGATGGATTTGACTTTAGCTTTTGAGGAGCTCTTTTAATTTTTTAATTGTATTCTCAGCTTCTTCAAAACTTTTTGCACCAACAACTACACATTCCACATTTGGTAGTTTAATTGCAAGTTCCTCTAAACTCAACTTCTCTCCGAGTTTGCCACTGATCACGAGATTTTTAGTCTTATTTGTGAGTAAATACTCCAAAGACTCTATTTACAATTCTTTACGCTTCAAAAGAGCCAAAACTACATGTGCCCGGATGTAGGACGAAAAGTTAAAGGTGCAAAGACGAGTCTTTCATTGTTTGACCCAGTCCAAAAAGAGTGTCTTGAAGCACTCATAAATACTCTGTACATCAATTAAAGCTAGATCAAAGTCTTTTTTGTGAAGTTCACCATCCAGTTCCTCAAGAAAGTCCAAAAATTTCTTCCGTAGTTCTATTCTGAAAATTTCGACACTATTTAGGTGTTTTGAGAAACACAAACCAAAAAGGTATTTTATTTTCTCATCAAAATTTTGATGAAACATTGAAGGATGACTTTCTAGATATTTATCGGGAACATCATAGTAAATTTCGTAGATTTTCTTGCGGATACATAGTCTGCAGTAACTTCCAAATTTAAACAAGAGCGCAACTGGAAATGCATAAACACGAAATGTGCCCATCTCTGGA encodes the following:
- a CDS encoding TBP family protein, yielding MISGKLGEKLSLEELAIKLPNVECVVVGAKSFEEAENTIKKLKELLKS